In a single window of the Methanolobus psychrophilus R15 genome:
- a CDS encoding multisensor signal transduction histidine kinase — MQSDHKHKILIVDDEKINVALLTSYLSENYDVITASNGRDALSIVKREEPDLIMLDIVMPGMDGFDVCRIIKHDYKLDFIPVIMLTALTSRNDHQKGIEVGADDFLKKPADRFELDKKITALLRIKEHHDSLLMDRNKAYEYLDYAGILMAVLDKDYKLVHINKKGAEILGYKRDNIINRDWMDLFVAESYRDYVKGKYDKLQKGDFQGAEYHEYPIMTITRKEKLLRWYDTALADREGNIKSILISGEDITEKRRDEIKLMEYANQLKHSNELKDLFTDVLRHDLLNPAGLVKSFTELLEETDTTDKQKRIIENIKRSNLKLIELIEDAAHLAKLEYMEEMVFIRTDIVSLIKDERDNFASELKNKDIRLDLMSGGPRHALANPMIKGVISNLLSNAIKYVPPNTTITIKVDDIGDKWKVSVADQGDGIPDKDKESVFDRFNRLHKEDIKGNGIGLAIVKRIVDLHGERVGVIDNPEGKGAVFWFTLKKVQE; from the coding sequence ATGCAATCAGACCATAAACACAAAATATTGATAGTCGATGATGAGAAGATAAACGTAGCACTTCTTACATCTTATCTATCAGAAAACTATGATGTGATAACAGCGTCAAATGGCAGGGATGCACTCAGCATAGTTAAAAGGGAAGAACCGGACCTCATAATGCTGGATATTGTCATGCCCGGGATGGACGGCTTTGACGTATGCAGAATAATCAAACATGACTACAAACTCGATTTTATACCGGTCATAATGCTCACAGCCCTGACCTCCAGGAACGATCACCAGAAAGGCATTGAGGTTGGCGCAGATGATTTCCTGAAAAAGCCTGCGGACAGGTTTGAGCTGGACAAAAAGATAACAGCTCTTTTGCGTATCAAGGAACATCATGATTCACTGCTTATGGACCGTAACAAAGCATACGAATATCTTGATTACGCAGGTATTTTGATGGCAGTCCTTGACAAGGATTACAAACTGGTCCACATCAACAAGAAAGGTGCCGAAATTCTGGGATATAAAAGGGACAACATCATCAATAGAGACTGGATGGACCTTTTTGTTGCGGAAAGTTACAGAGACTATGTGAAAGGCAAATATGACAAGCTGCAAAAAGGAGATTTCCAAGGTGCTGAATATCACGAATATCCTATAATGACCATCACAAGGAAAGAGAAACTGTTAAGATGGTACGATACTGCCCTGGCCGACAGGGAAGGCAACATCAAAAGCATCCTGATATCAGGCGAAGACATCACCGAGAAAAGAAGAGATGAAATAAAACTGATGGAATATGCAAATCAGTTGAAACATTCCAACGAACTCAAGGATCTCTTCACCGATGTATTACGCCATGACCTGCTAAATCCTGCAGGACTGGTGAAGTCATTTACAGAACTTCTTGAAGAAACAGACACCACTGATAAACAAAAACGTATTATAGAAAATATCAAAAGATCAAATTTGAAACTTATCGAGCTTATAGAGGATGCGGCCCATCTTGCAAAACTGGAATATATGGAAGAGATGGTGTTCATAAGAACAGACATCGTATCCCTGATAAAAGATGAACGGGATAATTTTGCATCTGAACTGAAAAATAAGGACATCAGATTAGATCTCATGTCAGGCGGTCCTCGTCATGCACTTGCCAATCCAATGATTAAAGGTGTTATCTCTAACCTGCTCTCAAACGCAATCAAATACGTTCCCCCTAATACCACTATCACGATAAAGGTTGATGATATTGGTGACAAATGGAAGGTAAGTGTCGCTGACCAGGGAGATGGCATACCGGATAAAGACAAGGAATCTGTTTTCGATCGTTTTAACAGATTGCATAAAGAGGATATAAAAGGGAACGGAATTGGGCTTGCCATAGTGAAAAGAATTGTGGACCTGCATGGGGAACGTGTAGGGGTGATAGATAATCCAGAAGGGAAGGGGGCTGTCTTCTGGTTCACATTAAAAAAAGTCCAGGAATGA
- a CDS encoding NADPH-dependent FMN reductase: protein MGSPRKGNTYRAVRKVEEVMRSKGDVEFEYLMLRDANLSQCSGCFVCFMKGEDHCPFKDDAPLIEKKMHDADGVIFATPVYGMNVSALMKTFIDRFSYIFHRPRFFHKKALLLSTTGALGLKEILDYLQLVVRIWGFEASHRVGIVTPPMPISRKRELENEQKLRKAAVVFYDSLLKKGHNSPGLRSVIVFRAQKASFGELARDSPADHTYWKEKGWLRPQAKYYVDVPVNPLFNAIGWTTEKFLRRKIRKDIAEAQK from the coding sequence ATGGGAAGCCCGAGAAAAGGCAATACCTATCGGGCCGTCAGGAAAGTAGAAGAAGTGATGCGGTCAAAGGGCGATGTAGAATTTGAGTACCTTATGCTCAGAGATGCGAACCTATCACAGTGCAGCGGCTGTTTCGTATGTTTTATGAAAGGTGAGGACCATTGCCCGTTCAAGGACGATGCACCCCTGATCGAGAAGAAAATGCACGATGCAGATGGAGTGATCTTTGCAACACCTGTCTATGGCATGAATGTTTCCGCACTCATGAAAACCTTTATAGACCGCTTTTCTTATATATTTCATCGTCCCCGCTTTTTTCATAAAAAAGCCCTGCTTCTCTCTACCACCGGAGCTCTTGGCCTTAAAGAAATACTCGATTACCTCCAATTGGTAGTGAGGATATGGGGTTTTGAAGCATCTCACAGGGTAGGCATTGTAACTCCTCCCATGCCAATATCCAGGAAAAGAGAGCTTGAGAACGAGCAAAAACTGAGGAAAGCTGCTGTCGTATTTTACGATTCCCTGCTAAAGAAAGGACACAATTCACCCGGACTCAGGAGCGTGATAGTTTTCCGTGCTCAGAAAGCAAGTTTTGGAGAGCTTGCCCGGGATTCACCCGCCGATCATACATACTGGAAAGAGAAAGGCTGGCTAAGGCCGCAGGCAAAGTATTACGTGGACGTACCTGTCAATCCGCTTTTCAATGCGATCGGATGGACCACTGAAAAATTCCTGAGAAGGAAAATAAGAAAAGATATAGCTGAAGCGCAAAAATGA